One genomic window of Ilyobacter polytropus DSM 2926 includes the following:
- a CDS encoding HNH endonuclease: MNRIVKKIELKHKGKNFIITHSYQNGSTSTIVEDSSGVEYPRQSRIFLREKAKQLGLYENGYLYNDGIEVDTHTYFRNIHKITPSGLKQGGILNNSDLYNVFKCGNSGGMRKSNTTNSLLIISDHTKSLYDDRWEEDVLYYTGMGQTGDQSLEFMQNKTLNESGKNGITVYLFEVFNAGEYTFRGEIKLVKNPFQEEQNDADGNSRRVWIFPLKLKTVEKEVRLKDLKNIIEKRENKIRKLSDEQLIKNIANSRKVSSKRNVETTTYERNQHVVEYAKRRAKGKCELCEEEAPFLTKDKQPYLEVHHIQWLSNGGEDSITNVAALCPNCHRKMHALDLEIDKSKLNEKVKGDFND; the protein is encoded by the coding sequence TTGAACAGAATAGTAAAAAAAATAGAATTAAAACATAAAGGTAAAAATTTTATAATCACTCATTCATATCAAAATGGCTCTACATCAACAATAGTTGAAGATAGCAGTGGTGTAGAGTATCCTAGGCAGTCTAGAATTTTTCTAAGAGAAAAAGCTAAGCAATTAGGACTTTATGAAAATGGGTACTTGTATAATGATGGGATAGAGGTAGATACACATACTTATTTTAGAAATATTCATAAGATAACCCCATCTGGATTAAAACAAGGAGGTATATTAAATAATTCGGATTTATACAATGTTTTTAAATGTGGGAATTCAGGAGGCATGAGAAAAAGTAATACTACAAATAGTCTATTAATAATTTCAGATCATACAAAATCTCTTTATGATGATAGATGGGAAGAGGATGTTTTGTATTATACTGGTATGGGCCAGACTGGAGACCAATCTTTAGAATTTATGCAAAATAAAACTTTAAATGAATCTGGAAAAAATGGAATTACAGTTTATTTGTTTGAAGTATTTAATGCTGGAGAATATACTTTTAGGGGAGAAATAAAACTAGTAAAGAATCCTTTTCAAGAAGAACAAAATGATGCAGACGGAAACTCAAGGAGAGTTTGGATATTCCCACTTAAACTTAAAACTGTAGAAAAAGAAGTTCGATTAAAAGATTTAAAAAATATAATAGAAAAAAGAGAAAATAAAATAAGGAAATTAAGTGATGAACAGCTCATAAAAAATATAGCCAATTCAAGAAAAGTAAGTAGTAAACGGAATGTGGAAACCACAACTTATGAAAGAAATCAACATGTTGTAGAATATGCAAAACGAAGAGCAAAGGGTAAATGTGAACTTTGTGAGGAGGAAGCCCCATTTTTAACAAAGGATAAACAACCTTATTTAGAGGTTCATCATATTCAATGGTTGTCAAATGGTGGAGAAGATTCTATAACAAATGTGGCGGCTCTTTGTCCTAACTGTCATAGGAAAATGCATGCTTTAGATTTAGAAATTGATAAAAGTAAACTTAATGAAAAAGTAAAAGGTGATTTCAATGATTGA
- a CDS encoding HNH endonuclease domain-containing protein, which produces MEYIKLPISQRLNIQAFSNMLDLKYIQNSYKLYWFYAVFEEIKNGKEKILFKELILRMIAKSWYSLIEYKLHFGGIDQLNRVVIYLYNNYGFEKDILEEELIGKLNEIKDENLNYFIKEFSKFVPYRLLSPFYPELTGIKDQYKNNIILELSNKGDMGIYKINKQEKSIEINEKWFNYIFENQAIMEGWILNKLIFFLQTRNPNVPAIPFKICAPLKRNLTGAKKYWKNVIEINKINNIYTDKILGSEDTISIDHFVPWSFVLHDELWNLIPTTKEINSSKSDKLPSLDKFLDRYCDIQYIGLKTALNYNFGKKEIEDYFTISKYMDLNKNIPKEYFIENLKNTIIPIYQIAYNQGFMIWDK; this is translated from the coding sequence ATGGAATATATTAAATTGCCGATAAGTCAAAGATTAAATATCCAAGCTTTTTCTAATATGTTGGATTTAAAATATATTCAAAATAGTTATAAATTGTATTGGTTCTATGCGGTTTTTGAAGAAATAAAAAATGGGAAAGAAAAAATTTTATTTAAAGAATTAATTTTAAGAATGATTGCAAAATCCTGGTACTCTTTAATTGAATATAAATTACATTTTGGGGGGATAGACCAGTTAAATAGAGTAGTAATTTATTTATACAACAATTATGGATTTGAAAAAGATATATTGGAAGAAGAGTTGATTGGGAAATTAAATGAAATTAAGGATGAAAACTTAAATTATTTTATAAAAGAGTTTTCTAAATTTGTTCCGTACAGACTATTATCCCCTTTCTATCCTGAGTTGACAGGAATAAAGGATCAATATAAAAACAATATTATTTTGGAATTGTCAAATAAAGGGGATATGGGAATTTATAAAATAAATAAGCAAGAAAAAAGTATTGAAATTAATGAAAAGTGGTTCAACTATATATTTGAAAATCAAGCAATAATGGAGGGATGGATTTTAAATAAACTCATTTTTTTTCTTCAAACCAGAAATCCAAATGTTCCTGCAATACCATTTAAAATCTGCGCTCCACTAAAAAGAAATCTAACCGGGGCCAAGAAATACTGGAAAAATGTAATTGAAATTAATAAAATAAACAACATTTATACAGATAAAATTTTAGGATCAGAAGATACTATAAGTATTGATCACTTTGTACCATGGAGTTTTGTTCTTCATGACGAATTGTGGAATTTAATACCAACAACAAAGGAAATAAATAGTAGTAAGAGTGATAAATTACCTTCTCTGGATAAATTTTTAGACAGATACTGTGATATTCAGTACATTGGATTAAAAACAGCTCTTAATTATAACTTTGGAAAAAAAGAAATTGAAGATTATTTTACCATAAGTAAATATATGGACTTAAATAAAAATATTCCTAAGGAGTATTTTATAGAAAACTTGAAAAATACGATTATTCCTATTTATCAGATAGCATATAATCAGGGATTTATGATCTGGGACAAATAG
- a CDS encoding (deoxy)nucleoside triphosphate pyrophosphohydrolase: protein MIEVTAGIIFKNDKILIAKRPYDKKFGGKWELPGGKLEVGESIEECMKRELKEELNISIRGHEYYISSDHEYDTFKVRIHSFLIRDYIGEVLLIEHEDIHWINPEDYQNYDILAADLPFIKKIIRGEYE, encoded by the coding sequence ATGATTGAAGTAACTGCTGGAATAATTTTTAAAAATGACAAAATTTTGATTGCTAAAAGACCTTATGATAAAAAATTTGGTGGAAAATGGGAACTCCCAGGAGGGAAATTAGAAGTTGGAGAATCTATAGAGGAGTGCATGAAAAGAGAACTAAAGGAAGAACTTAATATCTCTATACGAGGTCATGAATACTATATTTCGAGTGATCACGAATATGATACTTTTAAAGTCAGGATACACTCATTTTTAATTAGAGACTATATTGGAGAAGTATTATTAATTGAACATGAAGATATTCATTGGATTAATCCAGAAGATTATCAAAACTATGATATTTTAGCAGCTGATCTACCTTTTATAAAAAAAATTATTAGAGGAGAATATGAATGA
- a CDS encoding DUF6946 family protein: protein MIIKNKNTGNIINNVTDWKNECPPKNVMKQWKKGYSAYELASEYVINRSLSIQQLFLLNGRGSNLNIEFAYPEYQTKIDEYGQGRVHDLLLLATHDSEDILISVEGKVNESFGNYDLSNYYLKSKIDMLNGQDSNKCLRIEGILKKLFGTEIPKNISGVKYQLLTGLIGTLEESINRNIKKAYFIIQVFNTNFSDKNKIAANHKEMNKLIKILKDKGKNLGLCILQDYQNLDENQIVGPYILQDYQDMELYIGYLKTP, encoded by the coding sequence ATGATTATAAAAAATAAAAATACAGGAAATATAATCAATAATGTTACTGACTGGAAAAATGAATGCCCGCCTAAAAACGTTATGAAACAATGGAAAAAAGGTTATAGCGCCTATGAATTAGCATCTGAATACGTAATTAATAGATCTCTTTCTATTCAGCAACTTTTTTTATTAAATGGAAGAGGATCCAATCTTAATATTGAGTTTGCATACCCTGAATATCAAACAAAAATTGATGAATACGGTCAAGGAAGGGTACATGATTTATTGTTACTAGCTACTCATGATTCAGAAGATATTTTAATATCTGTTGAAGGAAAAGTTAATGAGTCATTTGGGAATTATGATTTATCTAATTATTACTTAAAATCTAAAATTGATATGCTAAATGGACAGGATTCTAACAAATGCTTAAGAATAGAAGGAATTTTAAAAAAGTTATTTGGAACTGAAATTCCTAAAAATATATCTGGAGTTAAATACCAATTGCTTACAGGGTTGATAGGAACATTGGAAGAATCCATAAATAGAAATATTAAAAAAGCTTATTTTATTATTCAAGTTTTCAATACAAATTTTAGTGATAAAAATAAAATAGCTGCAAATCATAAAGAGATGAATAAACTTATCAAAATTTTAAAGGATAAGGGGAAAAATCTCGGTCTGTGCATACTCCAAGATTATCAAAATCTCGATGAAAATCAAATTGTAGGTCCATACATACTCCAAGACTATCAAGACATGGAATTATATATCGGTTATTTGAAAACTCCATAG
- a CDS encoding Fic family protein: MEKYNSPNYMNKTDLLYRLKPGEELEVKWNELLEYRKQEAVELPLIDQKGKNIFVVLSKELKERIALIDDLAKKNIFEELDEEVKRNVVIDAQTDEAFYSSVIEGAHTTKKRTKQMIENEVKPKNKDEKMVFNNYQALFYILGNIGEAISEEVLLKIYNIVTNETLDKDEIVAKYRLDQNEVRNLEAVIYVPPEAEKVQEMMDSLFEFMSKDDDERIHPILKAVIFHYYFVYVHPFYDGNGRTARALTYMYLLQNGYDFFKYFSISNIISEARGSYYKAIKNSEDYESDVTYFALFYTKMILDSIKKVTGDFKKQYLKKVIYSEIEHRGLSINDRQEKLIDKVIKFDKSFIDIAFYIKLNKVSQETARKDLSDLVEMEIFSKKKVGRKFHYILKNN; the protein is encoded by the coding sequence ATGGAAAAATACAATTCACCAAATTATATGAATAAAACAGACCTATTATATCGCTTGAAACCAGGGGAAGAACTAGAAGTAAAATGGAATGAATTATTGGAATATCGAAAACAAGAGGCGGTTGAATTACCTTTAATTGATCAAAAGGGTAAAAATATTTTTGTAGTTTTGTCAAAAGAACTGAAAGAAAGAATAGCTTTAATTGATGATTTAGCTAAAAAAAATATTTTTGAAGAATTAGATGAAGAAGTTAAAAGAAATGTAGTTATTGACGCTCAAACCGATGAAGCCTTTTATTCAAGTGTAATAGAAGGCGCCCATACTACTAAAAAGCGTACAAAACAAATGATTGAAAATGAGGTGAAACCTAAAAATAAAGATGAAAAAATGGTATTTAACAATTATCAGGCATTATTTTATATTCTGGGAAATATTGGAGAAGCCATTTCAGAAGAAGTTCTTTTAAAAATATATAATATAGTAACAAATGAAACTTTAGATAAAGATGAAATTGTTGCTAAATATCGACTGGATCAAAATGAAGTAAGAAATTTAGAGGCAGTGATATATGTGCCTCCAGAAGCTGAAAAAGTTCAAGAAATGATGGATTCTTTGTTTGAATTTATGAGTAAGGATGATGATGAGAGAATTCATCCTATTTTAAAAGCTGTTATTTTTCACTATTATTTTGTATATGTCCACCCTTTTTATGATGGGAATGGCCGAACTGCACGTGCTTTAACTTATATGTATCTTTTACAAAATGGATATGATTTTTTTAAATATTTCTCAATATCTAATATAATTTCCGAAGCAAGAGGCAGCTATTATAAAGCCATAAAAAATTCTGAAGATTATGAAAGTGATGTCACCTATTTTGCTCTTTTTTATACGAAAATGATTTTGGATAGCATAAAAAAAGTTACTGGTGATTTTAAAAAACAATATTTGAAAAAAGTTATCTACAGTGAGATTGAGCATAGAGGTTTATCAATAAATGATCGTCAGGAAAAATTAATAGATAAAGTTATTAAATTTGATAAAAGCTTTATTGATATTGCTTTTTATATTAAATTAAATAAGGTTTCTCAAGAAACCGCTAGAAAGGATTTAAGTGATCTGGTAGAAATGGAGATTTTTTCCAAGAAAAAAGTTGGAAGAAAATTTCATTATATATTAAAAAACAACTAA
- a CDS encoding N-acetylmuramoyl-L-alanine amidase: MKRVVLVPGHSFVDPGAVNGRLNLKEYDCVLEMTLELFKGDDWKDIDIVLKGRNTYGTLPEEINSLNADYVIELHLNAADGKAQGTEVLYCESSKTGKEMAGIIQSKLVKHLKYPDRGIKAIGSEERGANILWKTKAPCVIVESCFIDSLKYKEELKLTETVTALKQGIREIVDRRI, translated from the coding sequence ATGAAAAGAGTTGTATTGGTTCCTGGACATTCGTTTGTTGATCCTGGAGCAGTAAATGGAAGATTGAATCTAAAAGAATATGACTGCGTATTAGAAATGACCTTAGAGCTTTTTAAAGGCGATGACTGGAAAGATATAGATATTGTTTTGAAAGGAAGAAACACGTATGGAACTCTTCCTGAAGAAATTAACTCGTTGAATGCGGATTATGTAATTGAGTTGCATTTGAATGCTGCAGATGGAAAGGCCCAGGGCACTGAGGTTCTTTACTGCGAATCCTCCAAGACTGGAAAGGAGATGGCTGGGATTATACAGAGTAAGCTTGTAAAGCACCTTAAGTATCCTGATAGAGGAATTAAAGCAATAGGCAGTGAAGAAAGAGGAGCTAATATCCTGTGGAAGACAAAAGCTCCCTGTGTAATAGTAGAATCATGCTTTATAGATTCTCTGAAATATAAAGAAGAACTAAAGCTCACTGAAACAGTAACGGCCCTCAAGCAGGGAATAAGAGAAATTGTAGATAGGCGGATATAA